The DNA sequence ACGGTTGAAGCCCGAATCGTATGTTGGAACGGCAGGGCAAGGTACATCCACTTTCCCATCGTTTCCGCCAGCACATCCTGATAAAGAAGGGCACCGCTGCCGATAAGCAAAGACGGCTCATCGATATCACGTACAGCTTGGGCGGGCGGGAGAACCCCGTCGCCGATCTCTTTTTTCAAAATACCGTCTTGAAACCGGTATCGCGAAAAATAGACTTCTCCTCTGCGCGCATCTATCAGCGGGCAGATTAAATACCCGGAGCAGGCGCACTGCTGGGCAAGGGCATCAAGGCTCGAAATGCCCACAATCGGTTTACCGGAAGCCACGGCCAAGCCCTTGACGGTGCTTATTCCGATGCGCAGCCCGGTAAACGTTCCAGGGCCCCTGGTTATTGCAAAGCCATCCACGGCAGAGATTGCAAGACCTGAAAATTCTATCACCGTTTGGATCATGTCCATCAAGTGTTTGGAATGGGTCTGCTCCCTAACGATCGTCATTTCGGCCAGCAATGAGTCTTCATCGACGACGGCAACGCTGCAGCTCATCGTAGATGTATCAACAGCAATTATTTTCATAGGGCGATTGACAGAACCTTATCCATGCTATCAACAGGGACAAAATTGATCTTTCGCCGGACATATTTTGGAATATCAATCAGATCCCTCTGATTTTTTTGCGGGAAAACAATAGTACGAATTCCGGCCCTCATAGCGCCCAGTGCTTTTTCTTTCAAACCACCGACCGGCAGGACCCTCCCTCTCAGAGTGATCTCTCCGGTCATGGCAACATCATTTTTTACCGGCTTTTTTGTCAAAGCGGAAATAAGGGCCGTGGCCATGGCAATCCC is a window from the Candidatus Desulfatibia profunda genome containing:
- the tsaB gene encoding tRNA (adenosine(37)-N6)-threonylcarbamoyltransferase complex dimerization subunit type 1 TsaB; amino-acid sequence: MKIIAVDTSTMSCSVAVVDEDSLLAEMTIVREQTHSKHLMDMIQTVIEFSGLAISAVDGFAITRGPGTFTGLRIGISTVKGLAVASGKPIVGISSLDALAQQCACSGYLICPLIDARRGEVYFSRYRFQDGILKKEIGDGVLPPAQAVRDIDEPSLLIGSGALLYQDVLAETMGKWMYLALPFQHTIRASTVAQLSLPRFEKTDTDDVGTFSPQYIRTSDAQLHFLKKGT